In one Saccharibacillus brassicae genomic region, the following are encoded:
- the flgC gene encoding flagellar basal body rod protein FlgC — protein MRISSGFDVSASALTAQRLRMDVISSNIANADTTRAQVVDGQAQAYRRKVTVLSENNQTPFSQTLNAAMKGKSSASGVKVTGIQEDQEPFKLVYNPTHPDANGDGYVQMPNVDIAKEMVDMISATRSYEANVTALNATKSMLMKAMQIGK, from the coding sequence ATGAGAATCAGCAGCGGATTTGACGTTAGCGCTTCGGCCCTTACGGCCCAACGGCTTCGCATGGACGTCATCTCGTCCAATATTGCGAACGCCGATACGACAAGAGCCCAGGTCGTCGACGGCCAGGCTCAAGCTTATCGCCGCAAAGTGACGGTGCTTTCCGAAAATAACCAGACTCCGTTCTCCCAGACCCTTAACGCGGCGATGAAAGGCAAAAGCTCGGCAAGCGGCGTCAAAGTCACAGGAATCCAGGAAGATCAAGAGCCGTTCAAACTGGTCTACAACCCGACTCACCCGGACGCGAACGGCGACGGCTACGTCCAGATGCCGAACGTCGACATCGCGAAGGAAATGGTGGACATGATCTCGGCGACGCGCTCCTACGAAGCGAACGTCACGGCGTTGAACGCAACGAAGTCGATGCTGATGAAGGCGATGCAAATCGGCAAGTAA
- a CDS encoding FliH/SctL family protein has translation MSNLIKSSQYVPKEDFVKLDLHRHYASKQEIDGHEDEPRLPLADQQTVVLKDEMIRDAKEFAEFQIRESAEQAERMLAEAQQQIDLWWQEKREQDEHLVEAVKSQGFREGYEEGRAQAEAELAVQIREAAEEVQALIEEAVRTKEEIIQEAEPFLVSLSSAIAEKIIDRKLEQDEALTISLIRQTLSRKREQGTITLCVAPSQFSLINSAREELAMSIDSQAELQILPDSTVKDRGCVIRSNFGSVDARIDTQLTEIKRELLRMALHEEASGS, from the coding sequence TTGTCTAACCTCATTAAATCTTCGCAGTACGTGCCAAAAGAAGACTTTGTCAAGCTTGATCTGCATCGGCATTATGCCTCCAAGCAGGAAATCGACGGCCATGAGGACGAACCGAGGCTTCCGCTTGCGGATCAGCAGACGGTTGTCCTCAAAGACGAAATGATTCGGGATGCGAAAGAATTCGCGGAATTTCAAATTCGGGAATCCGCCGAACAAGCCGAACGCATGCTTGCCGAAGCGCAGCAGCAGATTGATCTCTGGTGGCAGGAAAAGCGCGAGCAGGACGAGCATTTGGTGGAAGCGGTCAAATCGCAGGGGTTCCGCGAAGGTTATGAGGAAGGCAGAGCACAGGCGGAAGCGGAGCTTGCCGTTCAAATCCGCGAAGCGGCCGAAGAAGTGCAGGCGTTGATCGAGGAAGCGGTTCGGACCAAAGAAGAAATCATTCAGGAAGCCGAACCTTTTCTCGTCAGTCTGAGTTCGGCGATTGCCGAAAAAATTATCGATCGCAAGCTGGAGCAGGACGAAGCTTTGACCATTTCGCTGATCCGCCAGACGCTTTCGCGCAAAAGGGAGCAGGGCACCATTACGCTTTGTGTGGCGCCGTCGCAGTTTTCCCTGATCAACTCCGCGCGTGAAGAGCTTGCTATGTCGATTGATTCGCAGGCCGAGCTGCAAATTTTGCCCGATTCGACCGTCAAAGACCGCGGCTGCGTGATTCGATCGAACTTCGGAAGCGTCGATGCCAGAATTGATACCCAACTGACCGAAATCAAACGCGAATTGCTGAGAATGGCGCTGCACGAAGAAGCTTCCGGTTCCTGA
- the trmFO gene encoding FADH(2)-oxidizing methylenetetrahydrofolate--tRNA-(uracil(54)-C(5))-methyltransferase TrmFO, translated as MSSNQRVTVIGAGLAGSEAAWQIASRGVPVTLYEMRPKVKTPAHHTSYFAELVCSNSLRANGFTGAVGVLKEEMRRLDSLVIGKADASAVPAGGALAVDRDLFSGGITQALKEHPLVDVREEEVTEIPEDGITIIATGPLTSPALSEQIKSFMGEEYFYFYDAAAPIIEKDSIDMDKVYLASRYDKGEAAYLNCPMTEEEFDRFYEALIAAETAELKEFEKEIYFEGCMPIEVMMQRGRQTALFGPMKPVGLPDPRTGKNPFAVVQLRQDNAAGTLYNLVGFQTHLKWGEQKRVFQMIPGLENVDIVRYGVMHRNTFINSPKLLEPTYQCKNKSNLFFAGQMTGVEGYVESAASGLIAGINAAHLALGREPIVFPEATTLGGMARYITTADPNHFQPMNANFGLLPKPEQKIRNKKEKNEALAMRALDALTAFTAEHALNPVRS; from the coding sequence GTGAGCAGCAATCAAAGAGTAACGGTAATCGGAGCGGGACTGGCGGGAAGCGAGGCGGCTTGGCAGATCGCCAGCCGCGGCGTTCCGGTCACGCTCTACGAGATGCGGCCGAAAGTCAAAACGCCGGCCCATCACACGTCGTATTTTGCGGAACTGGTATGCAGCAATTCGCTGCGCGCAAACGGCTTTACGGGAGCGGTCGGCGTGCTGAAGGAAGAAATGCGCCGGCTCGATTCGCTCGTAATCGGCAAAGCGGATGCCAGCGCCGTACCGGCGGGCGGAGCGCTTGCCGTCGACCGGGACCTGTTCTCGGGCGGCATCACGCAGGCGCTCAAAGAACATCCGCTCGTCGACGTGCGCGAAGAAGAAGTGACGGAGATTCCCGAAGACGGCATTACGATCATTGCCACGGGTCCGCTCACTTCCCCGGCACTGTCCGAACAGATCAAAAGCTTCATGGGCGAAGAATATTTCTACTTCTACGATGCGGCGGCTCCGATTATCGAGAAAGATTCGATCGATATGGATAAAGTCTACCTCGCTTCCCGCTACGACAAGGGCGAAGCGGCGTACCTGAACTGCCCGATGACCGAAGAGGAGTTCGATCGTTTCTACGAAGCGCTGATCGCGGCGGAAACCGCGGAACTCAAAGAGTTCGAAAAAGAAATTTATTTCGAAGGCTGTATGCCGATCGAAGTCATGATGCAAAGAGGCCGCCAGACCGCGCTGTTCGGTCCGATGAAACCGGTCGGCCTGCCGGACCCGCGCACGGGCAAAAATCCGTTCGCTGTCGTGCAGCTGCGCCAGGACAACGCGGCCGGCACGCTGTACAATCTGGTCGGCTTCCAGACGCATCTGAAATGGGGCGAGCAGAAGCGGGTGTTCCAGATGATTCCGGGCCTCGAGAACGTCGATATCGTCCGCTACGGCGTCATGCACCGCAATACGTTCATCAATTCGCCCAAGCTGCTTGAGCCGACCTACCAGTGCAAGAACAAGTCGAACCTGTTCTTCGCCGGGCAGATGACCGGCGTGGAAGGGTATGTCGAATCGGCCGCATCGGGCCTGATCGCCGGTATCAACGCCGCGCATCTGGCGCTCGGACGCGAACCGATCGTTTTCCCCGAAGCGACGACGCTCGGAGGCATGGCCCGTTATATCACGACGGCCGATCCGAACCATTTCCAGCCGATGAACGCCAATTTCGGCCTGCTGCCGAAACCGGAACAGAAGATCCGCAACAAAAAAGAAAAAAACGAAGCTCTGGCCATGCGCGCGTTGGATGCGTTGACGGCTTTCACGGCGGAACACGCGCTGAATCCCGTTCGCAGCTGA
- the fliF gene encoding flagellar basal-body MS-ring/collar protein FliF, translated as MNERLTRIRDSILGYWNRLSKTQKALLVSTVAITLLTIVILTMQFSKTEYEVAFQDMNGEDAAAAMTYLDSAAIPYKLSADGKSLSVPSTNAARVRVDVASQGIIQNGSIGFNKMFGTTTSALGMTENEFNVKYKSALNGEIESMLKMMSGVETARVLINLPEESLFASSENQDQASASVVMTFKPGFRPSQEVIDGYFNLVKTSVPNLPIDNITITSDNAELYASNAGNGFGAGSAGAIQDNLAIQRKYESDIEKSVKMFLGSMVGADRVNVLVASKLNFDQVNSTENRYEPVDVENMRGIEISVQDVQESYTGAGAADGGVAGTGTEAVPTYPGDTSAGQSTSESSNKIVNYQVNQITKEIVQSPYIVKDLTINVAIEPPEGSTELDRTVTKNVTDILVNIIGASLADSGTTYNETELGQKVAVFSTPPSAATAAADTGISRTLLWSIIGGLALLLAAAVFLVLRRRRKNREEELLEEMALPTPAEMPSISFETVNGESQTRKQLESLAKKKPDEFVNLLRTWLADE; from the coding sequence GTGAATGAAAGATTGACCCGAATCAGGGATTCGATTTTGGGTTATTGGAATCGACTTAGCAAAACCCAAAAGGCGCTGTTGGTCTCGACCGTTGCCATCACGCTGCTGACGATCGTGATTCTGACCATGCAGTTTTCAAAGACGGAATACGAAGTTGCTTTTCAGGACATGAACGGCGAAGACGCGGCTGCGGCCATGACTTATCTGGATTCCGCCGCCATTCCGTATAAATTGAGCGCAGACGGCAAGAGTTTGTCGGTACCGAGTACCAATGCCGCGAGAGTCAGAGTGGACGTGGCTTCGCAGGGCATTATTCAGAACGGCTCGATCGGCTTCAACAAAATGTTCGGCACGACGACTTCCGCACTCGGAATGACCGAGAACGAGTTTAACGTAAAGTACAAAAGCGCATTGAACGGCGAAATCGAATCGATGCTCAAAATGATGAGCGGGGTCGAGACGGCGCGGGTACTTATTAACCTGCCCGAAGAAAGCCTTTTTGCCAGCAGCGAGAATCAAGATCAAGCTTCGGCTTCGGTCGTGATGACTTTCAAGCCCGGTTTCCGGCCGAGCCAGGAAGTGATTGACGGCTATTTCAATCTCGTCAAGACTTCGGTTCCGAATTTGCCGATCGACAATATCACGATTACGAGCGATAATGCCGAACTTTACGCTTCCAACGCGGGCAACGGTTTTGGAGCCGGTTCCGCAGGGGCGATACAGGATAACCTGGCAATTCAGCGCAAGTATGAGAGCGATATCGAGAAAAGCGTGAAGATGTTCCTGGGGAGTATGGTAGGAGCGGATCGGGTTAATGTACTCGTCGCTTCGAAGTTGAACTTCGATCAGGTGAATTCGACCGAAAACAGATACGAACCGGTCGACGTGGAAAATATGCGGGGCATCGAAATCAGCGTGCAGGACGTTCAGGAGAGTTATACCGGAGCGGGAGCCGCGGACGGCGGCGTAGCGGGAACGGGAACGGAAGCCGTGCCGACGTATCCGGGCGATACAAGCGCCGGACAATCGACGTCTGAAAGCTCCAACAAAATCGTGAATTACCAAGTCAATCAAATCACGAAAGAAATCGTTCAGAGCCCGTACATCGTAAAGGACTTAACCATCAACGTAGCGATTGAACCGCCTGAAGGCTCGACGGAGTTAGATAGGACTGTTACAAAAAATGTTACAGATATTCTCGTTAACATCATCGGTGCTTCGCTTGCCGACTCGGGAACGACTTACAATGAGACGGAGCTTGGGCAAAAAGTCGCCGTATTTTCTACCCCGCCATCCGCTGCAACGGCAGCGGCCGACACGGGCATCTCCAGAACGCTTCTGTGGAGCATCATCGGCGGATTGGCTTTACTGCTTGCCGCAGCCGTTTTCCTGGTACTGCGTCGCAGAAGAAAAAATCGCGAAGAAGAACTGCTCGAAGAAATGGCGCTTCCGACGCCGGCCGAAATGCCGTCCATCAGTTTTGAGACGGTTAACGGAGAAAGCCAGACGCGCAAGCAGCTCGAATCGCTCGCCAAAAAGAAACCGGACGAATTTGTCAATCTGCTGCGCACATGGCTAGCCGATGAATAG
- the flgB gene encoding flagellar basal body rod protein FlgB, which translates to MNILNDTGFTRLRSAIDASNTRQQVISNNVANADTPYFKRSEVSFESLLQSEMNGVSSIKGRMTNARHIEIGSAGSIPTARITSDKSTAMNNNKNNVDIDTEMTSLAENQLRYNTYIEEVNHQIKMMRTALGGNG; encoded by the coding sequence ATGAACATTTTGAACGATACCGGCTTTACCCGCCTGCGCAGCGCAATCGATGCTTCAAACACGAGACAGCAGGTCATTTCCAACAACGTGGCGAATGCGGACACGCCGTATTTCAAACGTTCCGAGGTCTCTTTCGAGAGCCTGCTTCAGTCGGAAATGAACGGTGTAAGTTCGATTAAGGGCCGGATGACGAACGCTCGTCATATCGAAATCGGTTCTGCCGGTTCCATTCCGACCGCACGCATCACAAGCGACAAGAGCACGGCCATGAACAACAACAAAAACAATGTCGATATCGACACCGAGATGACGAGCCTGGCCGAAAATCAGCTGCGCTATAACACGTACATCGAAGAGGTCAATCACCAGATCAAAATGATGCGCACAGCGCTGGGAGGCAATGGATAA
- the topA gene encoding type I DNA topoisomerase yields MADALVIVESPAKAKTIGKYLGSKFIVKASMGHIRDLPKSQIGVEVDNEFNPKYITIRGKGSILKELKDASKKVKKVYLAADPDREGEAIAWHLAHALNIDNVQDCRVVFNEITKQAVKDAFKTPRPINMDLVNAQQARRILDRLVGYKISPLLWKKVKKGLSAGRVQSVAVKLIIDRENEISEFLPEEYWSITARLAVKGNEFEAKFHQLNGSKKELGSEQDVQEVLAAFEGKDFVVSEVKERERQRHPSPPFTTSSLQQEAARKLNFRAAKTMSVAQQLYEGIDLGKEGTVGLITYMRTDSTRVAASAQEEAKAFIGERYGTEFSPETPRQYSKKSAGSQDAHEAVRPTSMERDPESVKAVMSRDQFRLYKLIWERFVASQMSSAVLDTLSVDIAAGDTTFRAVGSKVRFQGFMKVYVEGNDDGSVEEDKFLPALVKGDKLEHKNTEPKQHFTQPPPRYTEARLVKTLEELGIGRPSTYAPTLETIQKRGYVAIEEKKFMPTELGELINEQMEQFFPEILDAEFTAHMEESLDHVEEGEEQWVRVLREFYDTFEKRLEFAEEEMKEIEIQDEVSDEVCDKCGKPMVYKMGRFGKFLACSGFPDCRNTRPIVKNIGVTCPKCKEGHVVERRSKKGRIFYGCDQYPECDFVSWDRPSPKPCPVCSSLMVEKRSKQGTKLQCTSCDHTELLEDSEDAAEV; encoded by the coding sequence ATGGCTGATGCGCTAGTCATCGTGGAATCGCCCGCAAAGGCGAAAACGATAGGCAAATACCTAGGCAGCAAATTTATCGTCAAAGCGTCCATGGGCCATATTCGGGATCTTCCGAAAAGCCAGATCGGCGTCGAAGTCGACAACGAATTCAATCCGAAATATATTACGATTCGCGGTAAAGGCTCGATCCTGAAAGAATTGAAAGACGCCAGCAAAAAAGTAAAAAAAGTGTATCTCGCGGCCGACCCCGATCGCGAAGGGGAAGCGATTGCTTGGCACTTGGCGCATGCGCTCAATATCGACAACGTGCAGGACTGCCGCGTCGTGTTCAACGAAATTACGAAGCAGGCGGTCAAGGATGCGTTCAAGACGCCGCGTCCGATCAACATGGATCTGGTCAATGCCCAGCAGGCGCGCCGCATTCTCGATCGGCTGGTCGGCTACAAGATCAGTCCGCTGCTGTGGAAAAAAGTCAAAAAAGGACTGTCCGCGGGACGCGTACAATCGGTTGCCGTCAAACTGATCATCGACCGCGAGAACGAAATTTCCGAGTTCCTGCCCGAAGAATACTGGAGCATTACGGCTCGCCTTGCTGTCAAAGGCAACGAATTCGAAGCCAAGTTCCACCAACTGAACGGCAGCAAAAAAGAGCTCGGCAGCGAACAGGACGTCCAGGAAGTGCTGGCCGCTTTTGAAGGAAAAGATTTTGTCGTAAGCGAAGTCAAAGAAAGAGAACGCCAGCGTCATCCGTCTCCTCCATTCACGACAAGCTCGCTGCAGCAGGAAGCCGCGCGCAAGCTCAATTTCCGCGCAGCGAAGACGATGTCGGTCGCTCAGCAGCTGTATGAAGGTATCGATCTCGGCAAAGAAGGCACGGTCGGCTTGATTACGTACATGCGTACCGACTCGACTCGGGTCGCCGCCAGCGCCCAGGAAGAAGCCAAAGCTTTTATCGGCGAACGTTACGGCACCGAATTCTCGCCGGAGACGCCGCGCCAATATTCCAAAAAATCCGCGGGTTCGCAGGATGCCCACGAAGCGGTTCGTCCGACTTCGATGGAACGCGATCCGGAATCGGTCAAAGCGGTCATGAGCCGCGACCAGTTCCGTCTGTACAAGCTGATCTGGGAACGTTTCGTTGCCAGCCAGATGTCTTCGGCCGTGCTCGATACGCTGTCCGTGGACATCGCAGCCGGCGACACCACTTTCCGGGCGGTCGGATCGAAAGTCCGGTTCCAGGGTTTCATGAAAGTGTATGTGGAAGGCAACGACGACGGAAGCGTGGAAGAAGACAAGTTCCTGCCGGCGCTCGTCAAGGGCGACAAGCTTGAACACAAAAACACCGAACCGAAGCAGCATTTCACGCAGCCGCCTCCGCGTTATACGGAAGCCCGTCTCGTGAAGACGCTCGAAGAACTCGGAATCGGACGCCCGAGTACGTATGCGCCGACATTGGAGACGATCCAAAAGCGCGGATACGTGGCGATCGAAGAAAAGAAGTTCATGCCGACCGAGCTCGGGGAATTGATCAACGAACAGATGGAACAGTTTTTCCCGGAGATTCTCGATGCCGAGTTCACGGCGCATATGGAAGAAAGCCTCGACCATGTGGAAGAAGGCGAAGAACAGTGGGTCCGCGTGTTGAGAGAGTTTTACGACACGTTCGAGAAACGTCTCGAATTCGCGGAAGAAGAAATGAAAGAAATCGAAATCCAGGACGAAGTTTCGGACGAAGTATGCGACAAATGCGGCAAGCCGATGGTGTACAAAATGGGCCGGTTCGGCAAATTCCTGGCTTGTTCCGGGTTCCCGGACTGCCGCAATACCCGTCCGATCGTCAAAAATATCGGCGTGACCTGTCCGAAATGCAAAGAAGGGCATGTCGTCGAGCGCCGCAGCAAAAAAGGGCGTATCTTCTACGGATGCGACCAGTATCCGGAATGCGACTTCGTTTCGTGGGACCGTCCGTCGCCGAAGCCTTGTCCGGTATGCAGCTCGCTGATGGTCGAAAAACGCAGCAAACAGGGAACGAAGCTTCAATGCACGTCGTGCGATCATACGGAACTGCTGGAAGACAGCGAAGACGCAGCGGAAGTTTAA
- the fliE gene encoding flagellar hook-basal body complex protein FliE codes for MIQNHMFNPVQMANRAVSNLQDKTAEATPQETMQNFGNYLQDALQGVSNMEKTADETGKQFMLGQASVDQVMITGEQALLGLQMTSQVRNKVIEAYQEIMRTQL; via the coding sequence ATGATTCAAAACCATATGTTCAACCCGGTTCAAATGGCGAACCGTGCCGTGTCTAACCTTCAGGACAAGACGGCCGAGGCTACCCCGCAAGAAACGATGCAAAACTTCGGCAATTATCTGCAGGACGCTCTGCAAGGAGTATCCAATATGGAGAAAACGGCAGATGAGACCGGGAAGCAATTCATGCTTGGACAAGCGAGTGTGGACCAAGTGATGATTACGGGCGAACAAGCCCTTCTTGGACTTCAGATGACTTCGCAAGTGCGCAACAAAGTAATCGAAGCTTACCAGGAAATCATGCGGACACAACTGTAA
- the hslV gene encoding ATP-dependent protease subunit HslV, with amino-acid sequence MEISFHATTICAVRKNGKSAIAGDGQVTMGQNVIMKQHAKKVRRLYRGQVLAGFAGSVGDAITLFEKFEAKLEEHQGNLQRAAVELVKEWRTDQMLRKLEALMIVMDKDGMLLISGNGEIIEPDDDIIAIGSGGNFALSAARALKRHAELEAKEIAEASLRIAAEICVYTNDNIIVEEL; translated from the coding sequence ATGGAAATTTCTTTTCACGCGACGACGATTTGCGCCGTGCGCAAAAACGGCAAGTCGGCCATAGCCGGCGACGGCCAGGTCACGATGGGACAGAACGTGATCATGAAGCAGCACGCGAAAAAGGTACGCCGGTTGTACCGCGGACAGGTTTTGGCCGGATTTGCCGGTTCTGTCGGCGACGCCATTACCCTGTTCGAGAAGTTCGAAGCCAAGCTTGAAGAACATCAGGGCAATCTCCAGCGCGCCGCGGTGGAGCTGGTGAAGGAATGGCGGACCGATCAGATGCTGCGCAAGCTGGAAGCGCTGATGATCGTCATGGACAAAGACGGCATGCTGTTGATTTCCGGCAACGGCGAAATCATCGAACCGGACGACGACATTATCGCGATCGGTTCGGGCGGCAATTTTGCTCTGTCGGCCGCGCGCGCACTCAAACGCCACGCGGAGCTCGAAGCGAAAGAGATCGCCGAAGCTTCGCTGCGGATTGCCGCTGAAATTTGCGTTTATACGAACGACAACATTATCGTCGAAGAACTTTAA
- the hslU gene encoding ATP-dependent protease ATPase subunit HslU, producing MKNEALTPREIVAELDKYIVGQKKAKRSVAVALRNRYRRSLLPEETRDEVVPKNILMIGPTGVGKTEIARRLAKLVGAPFIKVEATKFTEVGYVGRDVEAMIRDLVDTSIRMVKAERTEKVKDRAEEMANERIVEILEPASKSSTSQRNPFEMLFGGAQGKTPEPEPEKTRYEEGSLSERRRKVRFDLLAGKLEEQVIEIDVEDAMPNMFDMLAGQGGNDQMGMNIQEMLGNFLPKRSKRRKLPIREARKALIQEEASKLIDMDDVNQEAVRRAEQAGIIFIDEIDKVAGAGRGHGPDVSREGVQRDILPIVEGSTIVTKYGPVKTDYILFIAAGAFHVAKPSDLIPELQGRFPIRVELESLTLEDFIAILTEPQNALTKQYVDLLRTENIDIGFSEEAIREIASIAASVNQNTENIGARRLHTILEKLLEDLSFEAPELNLEQMTITPEYVREKLSDIAKDRDLSQYIL from the coding sequence ATGAAAAACGAAGCCCTGACACCGCGGGAAATCGTAGCGGAGCTGGACAAGTATATCGTAGGACAGAAGAAGGCCAAGCGTTCGGTAGCCGTTGCCCTGCGCAATCGTTATCGCCGCAGCCTGCTTCCCGAAGAAACGCGCGACGAAGTCGTGCCGAAAAACATCCTGATGATCGGACCGACCGGCGTCGGCAAGACGGAAATCGCGCGTCGGCTGGCCAAATTGGTCGGCGCGCCGTTCATCAAGGTGGAAGCGACCAAGTTTACCGAAGTCGGTTACGTCGGCCGCGACGTCGAAGCGATGATCCGCGATTTGGTGGACACCTCGATTCGCATGGTCAAAGCCGAGCGGACAGAAAAAGTCAAAGACCGCGCGGAAGAAATGGCGAATGAGCGGATCGTCGAAATTTTGGAGCCGGCTTCCAAATCGTCGACTTCGCAGCGCAATCCGTTCGAAATGCTGTTCGGCGGCGCACAGGGCAAGACGCCCGAGCCGGAACCGGAAAAAACCCGCTACGAAGAAGGCAGCCTCAGCGAACGCCGCCGCAAAGTGCGGTTCGATCTGCTGGCCGGCAAGCTCGAAGAGCAGGTGATCGAAATCGACGTCGAAGACGCGATGCCGAACATGTTCGACATGCTCGCCGGGCAGGGCGGCAACGACCAGATGGGCATGAACATTCAGGAGATGCTCGGCAATTTCCTGCCCAAGCGGAGCAAGCGCCGCAAGCTGCCGATTCGCGAAGCGCGCAAAGCGTTGATCCAGGAAGAAGCGTCCAAGCTGATCGATATGGACGACGTGAACCAGGAAGCGGTGCGCCGCGCCGAACAGGCTGGCATCATCTTTATCGACGAAATCGACAAAGTGGCCGGCGCGGGCCGCGGTCACGGACCCGACGTCTCGCGCGAAGGCGTGCAGCGGGATATTCTTCCCATTGTCGAAGGATCGACGATCGTCACGAAATACGGTCCGGTCAAAACCGATTATATTTTGTTTATCGCGGCCGGCGCTTTCCACGTGGCGAAGCCTTCGGATCTGATTCCCGAACTTCAGGGCCGTTTTCCGATCCGGGTCGAGCTGGAGAGCTTGACGCTGGAAGACTTTATCGCCATTTTGACCGAACCGCAAAACGCGCTCACCAAACAGTATGTGGACCTGCTGCGCACCGAAAACATCGATATCGGATTTTCCGAGGAAGCGATTCGCGAAATCGCGAGCATCGCCGCTTCGGTCAACCAGAATACCGAAAATATCGGAGCCCGCCGTCTGCATACCATTTTGGAAAAGCTGCTTGAAGACCTTTCCTTCGAAGCGCCGGAGCTGAATTTGGAACAAATGACGATTACCCCGGAATACGTACGTGAAAAACTTTCGGATATCGCCAAAGACCGCGACTTGAGCCAGTACATTCTCTAA
- the fliG gene encoding flagellar motor switch protein FliG, with protein MAKASAQTLSGRQKAAILLISLGPEVSAQIFKHLRDEEIEQLTLEIANVRKVDSSEKDSVLAEFHQICLAQEYISQGGINYAKEILQKALGEQKALEVINRLTATLQVRPFDFARKADPSQILNFIQNENPQTIALVLSYLQFEQASVILSSLPQEKQAEVARRIAMMDSTSPEVIAQVERILEQKLSSTVTQDFATAGGIESIVSILNGVDRGTERTILDSLEIQDPELAEEIKKRMFVFEDIVNIDDRSIQRIIRDVENADLQLALKVASEEVREVVFKNMSKRMADTFREEMEFMGPVRLRDVEEAQTRIVTIIRKLEEAGEIIIARGGGDDIIV; from the coding sequence GTGGCCAAAGCAAGCGCGCAAACGTTGAGCGGAAGACAGAAAGCTGCCATTCTGCTCATCTCTCTCGGGCCGGAAGTTTCGGCTCAGATCTTCAAGCATCTGCGCGATGAAGAAATCGAGCAGCTGACGCTCGAAATCGCCAACGTGCGAAAAGTGGACAGCTCGGAAAAAGATTCGGTACTTGCCGAGTTCCACCAAATTTGCCTGGCCCAGGAATACATTTCGCAGGGCGGCATCAACTACGCAAAAGAGATTCTTCAAAAAGCGCTCGGCGAACAGAAAGCGCTTGAAGTCATCAATCGACTGACGGCCACTTTGCAGGTCCGTCCTTTCGACTTTGCGCGCAAAGCCGATCCGAGCCAGATTTTGAACTTTATCCAAAACGAAAATCCACAGACGATCGCGCTTGTGCTCTCGTATCTGCAGTTCGAGCAGGCGTCGGTGATCTTGTCTTCGCTGCCTCAGGAGAAACAAGCCGAAGTCGCGCGGCGGATCGCCATGATGGACAGCACTTCGCCGGAAGTTATCGCCCAGGTAGAACGCATACTGGAACAAAAGCTGTCTTCGACGGTTACGCAGGATTTTGCGACGGCAGGCGGTATCGAATCGATCGTTTCGATTTTGAACGGCGTCGACCGAGGAACGGAACGGACGATTCTCGACTCGCTCGAAATCCAGGATCCGGAACTGGCAGAAGAAATCAAGAAAAGAATGTTCGTGTTCGAAGATATCGTCAATATCGACGATCGTTCCATTCAGCGGATTATCCGCGATGTCGAAAATGCCGATCTTCAGCTCGCGCTCAAGGTCGCCAGCGAAGAAGTTCGCGAAGTCGTATTCAAAAACATGTCCAAACGGATGGCGGATACGTTCCGGGAAGAAATGGAATTCATGGGGCCTGTACGGCTTCGTGACGTGGAAGAAGCCCAGACTCGTATCGTAACGATTATCCGTAAGCTGGAAGAAGCGGGCGAGATCATCATCGCACGCGGCGGAGGAGATGATATCATTGTCTAA